One Brassica napus cultivar Da-Ae chromosome C4, Da-Ae, whole genome shotgun sequence genomic region harbors:
- the LOC106444949 gene encoding adenylate isopentenyltransferase 3, chloroplastic codes for MIMRISMAMCKQPLPPSMALNFPPANFGPNMLTLSPSGPKDKVVVIMGATGTGKSRLSVDLATRFPAEIINSDKIQVHQGLDIVTNKITTEESCGVPHHLLGVLPPEDDLTAVNFRHMANLSVESILSRGKLPIIVGGSNSYVEALVDDDDYKFRSRYDCCFLWVDVALPVLHGFVNERVDKMVENGMVEEVRDFFDYSDSNYSRGIKKAIGVPEFDMFFRNEPFLNMGDREELLSKVVDEIKRNTFGLACKQRNKIEWLRRIKKWCIQRLDATPVFTRRKSKVDADVAWERLVAGPSTDSVSRFLLDFASPRPLVEALTAVAREREMSRCVVV; via the coding sequence ATGATCATGAGGATATCTATGGCTATGTGCAAACAGCCATTGCCTCCTTCGATGGCGTTAAACTTCCCCCCGGCAAACTTTGGTCCTAATATGCTAACTCTAAGCCCATCCGGTCCAAAGGATAAAGTCGTGGTCATCATGGGTGCTACCGGAACAGGCAAGTCACGTCTCTCCGTTGATCTAGCCACTCGTTTTCCAGCAGAGATCATAAACTCCGACAAGATCCAAGTTCACCAAGGCCTCGACATTGTTACCAACAAGATCACGACCGAAGAGAGTTGCGGGGTACCGCACCATCTCCTAGGTGTCTTGCCGCCTGAAGATGACTTAACAGCTGTTAACTTCCGTCACATGGCGAATCTCTCTGTTGAAAGCATCCTCAGTCGTGGAAAGCTTCCAATCATCGTTGGAGGTTCCAACTCCTACGTTGAGGCCTTAGTCGACGACGATGACTACAAGTTCAGGTCGAGATATGACTGTTGTTTTCTATGGGTTGACGTGGCACTTCCCGTTTTGCACGGATTTGTGAATGAGAGAGTTGATAAGATGGTGGAAAATGGAATGGTCGAAGAAGTTAGAGATTTTTTTGACTATTCAGATTCTAATTACTCGAGAGGGATCAAGAAAGCAATCGGAGTTCCAGAGTTCGACATGTTTTTCAGGAATGAGCCGTTCTTAAACATGGGAGACAGAGAAGAGTTGTTGAGTAAAGTGGTGGATGAAATAAAGAGAAACACTTTTGGATTAGCTTGTAAACagagaaataaaatagaatGGTTGAGAAGGATCAAGAAATGGTGTATTCAGAGACTGGATGCGACTCCGGTTTTCACGAGGCGTAAGTCAAAGGTGGATGCTGACGTGGCGTGGGAGAGGCTGGTGGCTGGACCAAGCACCGACTCTGTGTCACGGTTCCTGCTCGACTTTGCCAGTCCTCGACCGTTAGTGGAAGCATTAACCGCGGTGGCTAGGGAACGTGAGATGTCGCGGTGCGTAGTGGTGTAA
- the LOC106449031 gene encoding uncharacterized histidine-rich protein DDB_G0274557, protein METLFLVAVLLLALSSSSFTRGQRIIQIPPPRPLCVSQYALANYACSRVPVTTVLPSSPTVPPSPHIDPPPPPHHDHDDDHDHRRHNDDHDHHDHDDDDHDHDHDDDDDHDHDDDDDHDHDDDDDHDHDHDDDDDHHDDDDDHDHDDDDDHHDDDDDHDHDDDDHHDDDDHDHDGDHDHDHDDDHDYDDHDHHHRHGDETYAQQDCCKWLRQIDNECVCDLLVTLPPLLSKPAHNYTVFVDDSCIVTFTCGGRLLN, encoded by the coding sequence ATGGAAACTCTTTTTCTTGTAGCTGTTCTACTTCTGGctctctcctcttcctctttcACACGAGGCCAGAGAATCATACAGATTCCACCACCACGTCCATTATGCGTCTCTCAATACGCTCTGGCTAACTACGCCTGCTCACGTGTCCCAGTTACCACTGTCCTACCTTCTTCCCCCACTGTCCCACCTTCTCCGCATAtcgatcctcctcctcctcctcaccaTGACCATGATGATGACCATGACCACCGTCGCCATAATGATGATCATGACCACCACGaccatgatgatgatgaccatGACCACGACCATGACGATGACGATGACCACGaccatgatgatgatgatgaccacgaccatgacgatgatgatgaccACGACCACGAtcatgatgacgatgatgaccaccatgatgatgatgatgaccacgatcatgatgacgatgatgaccaccatgatgatgatgatgaccacGATCATGATGACGATGACCaccatgatgatgatgaccacGACCACGATGGTGACCATGATCATGATCACGACGATGACCATGATTACGATGACCACGACCACCATCACCGACACGGAGATGAGACGTATGCTCAACAAGATTGCTGCAAATGGTTGAGGCAAATAGACAACGAGTGCGTGTGCGACCTTCTGGTTACGCTTCCGCCATTGCTATCAAAACCTGCTCATAACTATACAGTCTTTGTGGATGATTCATGCATCGTCACATTCACCTGTGGAGGCAGACTTCTAAACTAA
- the LOC106449032 gene encoding probable glutathione peroxidase 5 isoform X2, producing MSSPSSSGKEVDLSIYQGKVLLVVNVASKCGFTESNYTQLTELYRRYKDQGFVILAFPCNQFMYQEPGTSQDAHAFACTRFKAEYPVFQKVCVNGQNAAPVYKFLKSKKPTFFGTRIKWNFTKFLVGKDGQVIDRYGLTVPPLSIEKDIIKALGEAGDDVPSIEPLM from the exons ATGAGTTCACCGTCAAG TTCCGGCAAGGAGGTTGATCTTAGCATTTATCAAGGGAAAGTTCTTCTCGTCGTGAACGTTGCTTCTAAATG CGGTTTCACGGAATCCAATTACACCCAGCTAACAGAACTTTACCGGAGATACAAAGATcaag GGTTTGTGATATTGGCGTTTCCTTGCAACCAGTTTATGTACCAAGAGCCTGGGACAAGCCAAGATGCTCATGCATTTGCTTGTACAAGGTTTAAGGCCGAGTACCCCGTTTTCCAAAAG GTGTGTGTAAATGGACAAAACGCAGCACCAGTCTACAAATTCCTCAAGTCAAAGAAACCAACTTTCTTCGGAACAAGGATCAAATGGAACTTCACCAAGTTTTTGGTCGGCAAAGACGGTCAAGTCATTGATCGTTATGGCCTAACTGTTCCACCTCTCTCCATCGAG aAAGACATCATCAAAGCCCTTGGAGAAGCAGGAGATGATGTTCCAAGTATTGAACCCTTGATGTAG
- the LOC106449032 gene encoding probable glutathione peroxidase 5 isoform X1: MGGSLSAVSEKSIHEFTVKDSSGKEVDLSIYQGKVLLVVNVASKCGFTESNYTQLTELYRRYKDQGFVILAFPCNQFMYQEPGTSQDAHAFACTRFKAEYPVFQKVCVNGQNAAPVYKFLKSKKPTFFGTRIKWNFTKFLVGKDGQVIDRYGLTVPPLSIEKDIIKALGEAGDDVPSIEPLM; the protein is encoded by the exons ATGGGTGGTTCGTTATCAGCAGTGTCCGAAAAATCCATCCATGAGTTCACCGTCAAG GATAGTTCCGGCAAGGAGGTTGATCTTAGCATTTATCAAGGGAAAGTTCTTCTCGTCGTGAACGTTGCTTCTAAATG CGGTTTCACGGAATCCAATTACACCCAGCTAACAGAACTTTACCGGAGATACAAAGATcaag GGTTTGTGATATTGGCGTTTCCTTGCAACCAGTTTATGTACCAAGAGCCTGGGACAAGCCAAGATGCTCATGCATTTGCTTGTACAAGGTTTAAGGCCGAGTACCCCGTTTTCCAAAAG GTGTGTGTAAATGGACAAAACGCAGCACCAGTCTACAAATTCCTCAAGTCAAAGAAACCAACTTTCTTCGGAACAAGGATCAAATGGAACTTCACCAAGTTTTTGGTCGGCAAAGACGGTCAAGTCATTGATCGTTATGGCCTAACTGTTCCACCTCTCTCCATCGAG aAAGACATCATCAAAGCCCTTGGAGAAGCAGGAGATGATGTTCCAAGTATTGAACCCTTGATGTAG
- the LOC106444950 gene encoding protein HUA2-LIKE 3 isoform X1 → MAPSRKKGGAKAAAARRQWKVGDLVLAKVKGFPAWPAAVSEPEKWGYSADKKKVLVHFFGTQQIAFCNPADVESFTEEKKQSLLTKRHAKGSDFVRAVKEIAESYEKLKQQDESNDPKSAEETTVGSSGNIIELPQASENLIGTRLDTQIESSSHGRDETTLLSEDASAAEQMLALRHNSLARNGACDNAAAKDLCEIATHSSRRRNERARPQKCAPQKLVLPVHHSKISSSLEFDRLQRSIRQCSDGGHSVDDIDDGTIGRRKRIRRSDHSESDDVVSSVQKLHGSDEENASEIATGESDTNSRNMGNGVDSGSKVEHSDAVGEGCEGGHELSKGLDFQISTIVKRKRRKPTRKRETCDLVNPPAKVEAEEGSGTKACDSCQGSQNSHETLNERPCAENGDEHLPLVKRARVRMSRAYYADEKVNASSQFEERSSKDTPTSSAMQTSPSVNHENDIVSGHDTSAAKEFNSFELSGKLPGDMVDVLPSHIGKPSGRMSPSMSCVQTVGDKQTAMEVHENELSMTPNDEVTRARSNKLGSSLEGNPRVSEGFQGCSEESQTINCLNVESDPIDMQCTRQSENNGTPDIVDSSVNYPPSLCSGLDMTASWVPAQSPHQHQSQDHDSCDLKEKCENIDNVTQGVQSQVVEHSPAFCSVVNNQAAENMQETENTLLEIKQGSLGKELDSGKQAQIIQNPAPSATERYMMDKEAEPQYETVHSHCEDAVENKELEKSCEADEQKEQIQATNSVSVSENLSREKMSLSPDSSAKGAPHGNMSTVEGAYGMQNNSNCSTSGEKKTISDDTGKEERRVGIGVTQVKKIDSSDVQFTIESFETALASLVRTKETIGRATRLAMDLVKFGMSAKAMEILAHTLESESNLQRRVDLFFLVDSIAQCSKGLSGDAGGVYLSSIQVMLPRLLAAAVPAGATTQENRRQCLKVLRLWLERRILPESIVRHHIRELDSHSNAPACLYSRRSARTERALDDPVRDMEGMLVDEYGSNSTLQLHGLCMPAMLKVEDEGSDSDGGDFESVTPEHESRILEEHVTPSITERHTRILEDVDGELEMEDVAPPWDVGSKAPTDQADNTESAYCQPVSGTSHQNVTSLSPLAPPSQNAQCTMSDSYTNGFDSSGYPGMHGDQQARMNPSTHYRSPESSYSSRASLSKNMPRGEGSDFQHRPYPSPNPPPPPSHHYYSHMDPDNHMTEGPSYPHGSHYTGDFGERNYHDSHESMRHAPYESRDNWRYHPPPSHGPRYQDRHKGHYQSSSYSGYHRDSGRFQNHRWSHHSPRAYNNNNRHSFQHKPHSEGPVPVPMRDPQGTWHQR, encoded by the exons ATGGCTCCCAGCCGCAAGAAAGGCGGTGCTAAGGCTGCCGCCGCCCGGCGACAGTGGAAGGTTGGCGATCTTGTGCTTGCCAAAGTCAAAGGCTTTCCTGCTTGGCCTGCCGCG GTTAGCGAACCAGAAAAGTGGGGCTACTCAGCGGATAAGAAGAAAGTACTGGTTCACTTTTTTGGCACACAGCAGAT AGCTTTCTGCAATCCTGCTGATGTTGAATCATTTACGGAGGAGAAGAAGCAATCGCTTTTGACAAAACGTCATGCAAAAGGTTCAGATTTTGTCCGTGCGGTTAAAGAGATCGCAGAGAGTTACGAGAAGCTGAAACAGCAGGACGAATCTAATGATCCTAAATCTGCTGAAGAAACAACGGTTGGAAGTTCTGGGAATATTATAGAACTGCCTCAGGCCAGCGAAAATCTAATTGGTACAAGACTTGATACACAAATAGAATCATCTAGTCATGGTAGAGATGAAACGACTCTTCTCAGCGAGGACGCTTCAGCTGCTGAACAAATGCTAGCTCTGCGTCATAACAGTCTAGCTCGTAATGGAGCCTGTGATAATGCAGCAGCCAAAGATCTGTGTGAGATAGCTACACATTCTTCAAGGAGAAGAAATGAACGGGCGCGGCCTCAAAAGTGTGCTCCACAGAAATTAGTATTACCGGTTCATCACTCTAAAATCTCGTCAAGCTTGGAATTCGATAGGCTTCAAAGGTCCATTCGTCAATGCAGTGATGGTGGCCACAGTGTAGATGATATAGATGATGGAACTATAGGAAGGAGAAAGAGGATCCGAAGGTCAGATCATTCTGAATCAGATGATGTGGTTTCATCAGTTCAAAAATTGCACGGATCTGATGAAGAAAACGCCTCTGAAATTGCTACAGGTGAGTCTGACACTAATAGTAGGAATATGGGCAATGGTGTGGATTCTGGTTCCAAAGTTGAGCATTCTGATGCTGTTGGTGAGGGGTGCGAAGGAGGTCATGAGCTCAGCAAAGGGCTTGATTTCCAAATTAGTACCATCGtaaagaggaagaggaggaagccTACCAGAAAACGTGAGACCTGTGACCTTGTTAACCCTCCTGCTAAAGTTGAAGCAGAAGAAGGTTCTGGGACCAAGGCGTGTGATAGCTGCCAGGGATCTCAAAATTCTCATGAAACGCTGAATGAGAGGCCCTGTGCAGAGAATGGTGATGAACACTTGCCTCTGGTAAAACGAGCCAGAGTCCGAATGAGTAGAGCTTATTACGCTGATGAAAAGGTCAACGCCTCTTCACAGTTCGAAGAAAGATCATCCAAAGACACTCCAACAAGTTCAGCCATGCAAACAAGCCCCTCGGTTAATCATGAAAATGATATTGTATCTGGTCATGATACTTCTGCGGCCAAAGAATTTAACAGCTTTGAGTTGTCTGGTAAGCTCCCAGGTGATATGGTTGATGTATTGCCTTCTCATATCGGCAAACCTTCTGGCAGAATGTCTCCGTCTATGTCCTGTGTTCAGACTGTAGGAGATAAACAAACTGCTATGGAGGTCCATGAGAACGAATTGAGCATGACGCCAAATGATGAAGTAACTCGAGCACGGTCTAATAAACTTGGCAGTTCGCTAGAAGGGAACCCTCGTGTATCTGAAGGTTTTCAGGGTTGTTCGGAGGAATCACAAACCATAAACTGTCTAAATGTTGAGTCCGATCCTATTGACATGCAATGCACACGTCAAAGTGAGAACAACGGAACCCCTGATATTGTGGACTCATCTGTAAATTATCCCCCGAGTTTATGCTCGGGTTTGGATATGACAGCGTCATGGGTACCTGCTCAGTCTCCTCATCAACACCAAAGCCAGGACCATGATTCTTGTGACCTTAAAGAAAAATGTGAGAATATTGATAATGTGACTCAGGGTGTTCAGTCCCAAGTTGTAGAACATTCTCCAGCGTTCTGTTCAGTGGTCAATAATCAGGCGGCTGAAAACATGCAGGAAACTGAAAACACTCTACTGGAAATAAAACAAGGAAGTCTGGGTAAAGAACTTGATAGTGGCAAACAAGCTCAGATAATACAGAATCCAGCTCCCTCTGCCACTGAACGTTATATGATGGATAAAGAAGCGGAACCTCAGTATGAAACGGTGCATAGCCACTGTGAGGATGCTGTGGAGAACAAAGAGCTGGAAAAGAG CTGTGAGGCAGATGAGCAGAAAGAGCAGATCCAAGCCACCAATTCTGTCTCAGTATCTGAGAACCTTTCACGTGAAAAAATGAGTCTATCTCCTGACTCTTCTGCCAAGGGGGCTCCACATGGCAATATGTCTACTGTAGAAGGTGCATATGGTATGCAGAACAACAGTAATTGTAGCACCAGTGGCGAGAAAAAAACTATCAGCGATGACACAGGCAAAGAAGAAAGGAGGGTTGGAATTGGTGTAACTCAGGTGAAGAAAATCGATAGTTCTGATGTGCAATTCACCATTGAATCTTTTGAGACCGCACTTGCCTCCTTGGTGAGGACAAAGGAGACCATTGGCCGTGCAACTCGTTTAGCTATGGACTTGGTGAAATTTGGTATGTCGGCAAAG GCCATGGAAATTCTTGCTCATACTTTGGAAAGCGAGTCAAACTTACAAAGGAGGGTGGACTTATTTTTCCTTGTGGATTCTATTGCTCAGTGTTCTAAAGGTCTGAGTG GTGATGCTGGCGGTGTTTATCTTTCATCCATTCAAGTTATGCTGCCTCGCCTGTTGGCTGCTGCTGTCCCGGCTGGAGCTACCACACAAGAAAACCGGAGACAATGCTTGAAG GTTTTGAGGCTTTGGCTCGAAAGAAGGATCCTTCCTGAATCTATTGTTCGTCACCATATAAGAGAACTTGATTCACATAGTAACGCACCTGCTTGCCTCTATTCTCGGCGCTCAGCGCGAACAGAAAGGGCGCTGGATGACCCCGTCAGAGACATGGAGGGTATGCTCGTGGATGAATATGGAAG TAATTCAACTCTCCAGCTTCATGGATTGTGCATGCCTGCAATGCTTAAGGTTGAAGACGAAGGAAGTGACTCGGATGGGGGTGATTTTGAGTCTGTCACTCCTGAACACGAGTCCAGAATTTTAGAAGAACATGTTACACCTTCCATAACTGAAAGGCATACTCGTATACTTGAAGATGTTGACGGCGAGCTCGAAATGGAAGACGTGGCTCCACCTTGGGATGTTGGAAGTAAGGCACCCACTGATCAAGCTGATAATACAGAGTCTGCATATTGTCAGCCTGTCTCTGGCACCTCACATCAGAATGTGACCTCGTTATCTCCATTAGCTCCCCCTTCACAGAATGCTCAGTGTACCATGTCTGATTCCTACACAAATGGTTTCGACAGCAGTGGATATCCCGGCATGCAC GGAGATCAGCAGGCACGGATGAATCCATCTACGCATTACCGAAGTCCTGAATCATCTTATAGTTCCCGTGCATCTTTGTCAAAAAACATGCCACGCGGTGAGGGTTCTGACTTCCAGCATAGGCCTTATCCATCACCTAATCCCCCACCTCCGCCTTCTCATCACTATTATTCACATATGGATCCGGACAACCATATGACAGAAGGTCCATCCTACCCTCACGGATCTCATTACACAGGGGATTTTGGTGAAAGGAATTATCATGATAGCCATGAGAGCATGAGGCATGCACCATATGAGAGTCGAGACAATTGGAGATATCATCCGCCGCCTTCTCATG GTCCACGATATCAGGACAGACACAAAGGCCATTATCAATCCAGTTCATACAGTGGCTATCACCGTGACTCTGGAAGGTTTCAGAACCACAGGTGGAGTCATCATTCTCCGCGTGcatataacaacaacaacagacaCTCTTTTCAACATAAACCACATTCGGAAGGCCCTGTTCCAGTCCCAATGAGAG ATCCGCAGGGCACATGGCATCAGAGGTGA
- the LOC106444950 gene encoding protein HUA2-LIKE 3 isoform X2, with protein MAPSRKKGGAKAAAARRQWKVGDLVLAKVKGFPAWPAAVSEPEKWGYSADKKKVLVHFFGTQQIAFCNPADVESFTEEKKQSLLTKRHAKGSDFVRAVKEIAESYEKLKQQDESNDPKSAEETTVGSSGNIIELPQASENLIGTRLDTQIESSSHGRDETTLLSEDASAAEQMLALRHNSLARNGACDNAAAKDLCEIATHSSRRRNERARPQKCAPQKLVLPVHHSKISSSLEFDRLQRSIRQCSDGGHSVDDIDDGTIGRRKRIRRSDHSESDDVVSSVQKLHGSDEENASEIATGESDTNSRNMGNGVDSGSKVEHSDAVGEGCEGGHELSKGLDFQISTIVKRKRRKPTRKRETCDLVNPPAKVEAEEGSGTKACDSCQGSQNSHETLNERPCAENGDEHLPLVKRARVRMSRAYYADEKVNASSQFEERSSKDTPTSSAMQTSPSVNHENDIVSGHDTSAAKEFNSFELSGKLPGDMVDVLPSHIGKPSGRMSPSMSCVQTVGDKQTAMEVHENELSMTPNDEVTRARSNKLGSSLEGNPRVSEGFQGCSEESQTINCLNVESDPIDMQCTRQSENNGTPDIVDSSVNYPPSLCSGLDMTASWVPAQSPHQHQSQDHDSCDLKEKCENIDNVTQGVQSQVVEHSPAFCSVVNNQAAENMQETENTLLEIKQGSLGKELDSGKQAQIIQNPAPSATERYMMDKEAEPQYETVHSHCEDAVENKELEKSCEADEQKEQIQATNSVSVSENLSREKMSLSPDSSAKGAPHGNMSTVEGAYGMQNNSNCSTSGEKKTISDDTGKEERRVGIGVTQVKKIDSSDVQFTIESFETALASLVRTKETIGRATRLAMDLVKFGMSAKAMEILAHTLESESNLQRRVDLFFLVDSIAQCSKGDAGGVYLSSIQVMLPRLLAAAVPAGATTQENRRQCLKVLRLWLERRILPESIVRHHIRELDSHSNAPACLYSRRSARTERALDDPVRDMEGMLVDEYGSNSTLQLHGLCMPAMLKVEDEGSDSDGGDFESVTPEHESRILEEHVTPSITERHTRILEDVDGELEMEDVAPPWDVGSKAPTDQADNTESAYCQPVSGTSHQNVTSLSPLAPPSQNAQCTMSDSYTNGFDSSGYPGMHGDQQARMNPSTHYRSPESSYSSRASLSKNMPRGEGSDFQHRPYPSPNPPPPPSHHYYSHMDPDNHMTEGPSYPHGSHYTGDFGERNYHDSHESMRHAPYESRDNWRYHPPPSHGPRYQDRHKGHYQSSSYSGYHRDSGRFQNHRWSHHSPRAYNNNNRHSFQHKPHSEGPVPVPMRDPQGTWHQR; from the exons ATGGCTCCCAGCCGCAAGAAAGGCGGTGCTAAGGCTGCCGCCGCCCGGCGACAGTGGAAGGTTGGCGATCTTGTGCTTGCCAAAGTCAAAGGCTTTCCTGCTTGGCCTGCCGCG GTTAGCGAACCAGAAAAGTGGGGCTACTCAGCGGATAAGAAGAAAGTACTGGTTCACTTTTTTGGCACACAGCAGAT AGCTTTCTGCAATCCTGCTGATGTTGAATCATTTACGGAGGAGAAGAAGCAATCGCTTTTGACAAAACGTCATGCAAAAGGTTCAGATTTTGTCCGTGCGGTTAAAGAGATCGCAGAGAGTTACGAGAAGCTGAAACAGCAGGACGAATCTAATGATCCTAAATCTGCTGAAGAAACAACGGTTGGAAGTTCTGGGAATATTATAGAACTGCCTCAGGCCAGCGAAAATCTAATTGGTACAAGACTTGATACACAAATAGAATCATCTAGTCATGGTAGAGATGAAACGACTCTTCTCAGCGAGGACGCTTCAGCTGCTGAACAAATGCTAGCTCTGCGTCATAACAGTCTAGCTCGTAATGGAGCCTGTGATAATGCAGCAGCCAAAGATCTGTGTGAGATAGCTACACATTCTTCAAGGAGAAGAAATGAACGGGCGCGGCCTCAAAAGTGTGCTCCACAGAAATTAGTATTACCGGTTCATCACTCTAAAATCTCGTCAAGCTTGGAATTCGATAGGCTTCAAAGGTCCATTCGTCAATGCAGTGATGGTGGCCACAGTGTAGATGATATAGATGATGGAACTATAGGAAGGAGAAAGAGGATCCGAAGGTCAGATCATTCTGAATCAGATGATGTGGTTTCATCAGTTCAAAAATTGCACGGATCTGATGAAGAAAACGCCTCTGAAATTGCTACAGGTGAGTCTGACACTAATAGTAGGAATATGGGCAATGGTGTGGATTCTGGTTCCAAAGTTGAGCATTCTGATGCTGTTGGTGAGGGGTGCGAAGGAGGTCATGAGCTCAGCAAAGGGCTTGATTTCCAAATTAGTACCATCGtaaagaggaagaggaggaagccTACCAGAAAACGTGAGACCTGTGACCTTGTTAACCCTCCTGCTAAAGTTGAAGCAGAAGAAGGTTCTGGGACCAAGGCGTGTGATAGCTGCCAGGGATCTCAAAATTCTCATGAAACGCTGAATGAGAGGCCCTGTGCAGAGAATGGTGATGAACACTTGCCTCTGGTAAAACGAGCCAGAGTCCGAATGAGTAGAGCTTATTACGCTGATGAAAAGGTCAACGCCTCTTCACAGTTCGAAGAAAGATCATCCAAAGACACTCCAACAAGTTCAGCCATGCAAACAAGCCCCTCGGTTAATCATGAAAATGATATTGTATCTGGTCATGATACTTCTGCGGCCAAAGAATTTAACAGCTTTGAGTTGTCTGGTAAGCTCCCAGGTGATATGGTTGATGTATTGCCTTCTCATATCGGCAAACCTTCTGGCAGAATGTCTCCGTCTATGTCCTGTGTTCAGACTGTAGGAGATAAACAAACTGCTATGGAGGTCCATGAGAACGAATTGAGCATGACGCCAAATGATGAAGTAACTCGAGCACGGTCTAATAAACTTGGCAGTTCGCTAGAAGGGAACCCTCGTGTATCTGAAGGTTTTCAGGGTTGTTCGGAGGAATCACAAACCATAAACTGTCTAAATGTTGAGTCCGATCCTATTGACATGCAATGCACACGTCAAAGTGAGAACAACGGAACCCCTGATATTGTGGACTCATCTGTAAATTATCCCCCGAGTTTATGCTCGGGTTTGGATATGACAGCGTCATGGGTACCTGCTCAGTCTCCTCATCAACACCAAAGCCAGGACCATGATTCTTGTGACCTTAAAGAAAAATGTGAGAATATTGATAATGTGACTCAGGGTGTTCAGTCCCAAGTTGTAGAACATTCTCCAGCGTTCTGTTCAGTGGTCAATAATCAGGCGGCTGAAAACATGCAGGAAACTGAAAACACTCTACTGGAAATAAAACAAGGAAGTCTGGGTAAAGAACTTGATAGTGGCAAACAAGCTCAGATAATACAGAATCCAGCTCCCTCTGCCACTGAACGTTATATGATGGATAAAGAAGCGGAACCTCAGTATGAAACGGTGCATAGCCACTGTGAGGATGCTGTGGAGAACAAAGAGCTGGAAAAGAG CTGTGAGGCAGATGAGCAGAAAGAGCAGATCCAAGCCACCAATTCTGTCTCAGTATCTGAGAACCTTTCACGTGAAAAAATGAGTCTATCTCCTGACTCTTCTGCCAAGGGGGCTCCACATGGCAATATGTCTACTGTAGAAGGTGCATATGGTATGCAGAACAACAGTAATTGTAGCACCAGTGGCGAGAAAAAAACTATCAGCGATGACACAGGCAAAGAAGAAAGGAGGGTTGGAATTGGTGTAACTCAGGTGAAGAAAATCGATAGTTCTGATGTGCAATTCACCATTGAATCTTTTGAGACCGCACTTGCCTCCTTGGTGAGGACAAAGGAGACCATTGGCCGTGCAACTCGTTTAGCTATGGACTTGGTGAAATTTGGTATGTCGGCAAAG GCCATGGAAATTCTTGCTCATACTTTGGAAAGCGAGTCAAACTTACAAAGGAGGGTGGACTTATTTTTCCTTGTGGATTCTATTGCTCAGTGTTCTAAAG GTGATGCTGGCGGTGTTTATCTTTCATCCATTCAAGTTATGCTGCCTCGCCTGTTGGCTGCTGCTGTCCCGGCTGGAGCTACCACACAAGAAAACCGGAGACAATGCTTGAAG GTTTTGAGGCTTTGGCTCGAAAGAAGGATCCTTCCTGAATCTATTGTTCGTCACCATATAAGAGAACTTGATTCACATAGTAACGCACCTGCTTGCCTCTATTCTCGGCGCTCAGCGCGAACAGAAAGGGCGCTGGATGACCCCGTCAGAGACATGGAGGGTATGCTCGTGGATGAATATGGAAG TAATTCAACTCTCCAGCTTCATGGATTGTGCATGCCTGCAATGCTTAAGGTTGAAGACGAAGGAAGTGACTCGGATGGGGGTGATTTTGAGTCTGTCACTCCTGAACACGAGTCCAGAATTTTAGAAGAACATGTTACACCTTCCATAACTGAAAGGCATACTCGTATACTTGAAGATGTTGACGGCGAGCTCGAAATGGAAGACGTGGCTCCACCTTGGGATGTTGGAAGTAAGGCACCCACTGATCAAGCTGATAATACAGAGTCTGCATATTGTCAGCCTGTCTCTGGCACCTCACATCAGAATGTGACCTCGTTATCTCCATTAGCTCCCCCTTCACAGAATGCTCAGTGTACCATGTCTGATTCCTACACAAATGGTTTCGACAGCAGTGGATATCCCGGCATGCAC GGAGATCAGCAGGCACGGATGAATCCATCTACGCATTACCGAAGTCCTGAATCATCTTATAGTTCCCGTGCATCTTTGTCAAAAAACATGCCACGCGGTGAGGGTTCTGACTTCCAGCATAGGCCTTATCCATCACCTAATCCCCCACCTCCGCCTTCTCATCACTATTATTCACATATGGATCCGGACAACCATATGACAGAAGGTCCATCCTACCCTCACGGATCTCATTACACAGGGGATTTTGGTGAAAGGAATTATCATGATAGCCATGAGAGCATGAGGCATGCACCATATGAGAGTCGAGACAATTGGAGATATCATCCGCCGCCTTCTCATG GTCCACGATATCAGGACAGACACAAAGGCCATTATCAATCCAGTTCATACAGTGGCTATCACCGTGACTCTGGAAGGTTTCAGAACCACAGGTGGAGTCATCATTCTCCGCGTGcatataacaacaacaacagacaCTCTTTTCAACATAAACCACATTCGGAAGGCCCTGTTCCAGTCCCAATGAGAG ATCCGCAGGGCACATGGCATCAGAGGTGA